CAATCGCTACATCTGCGCCCCGTCCTTGGGTAAGTTCTTTTACCACACTAGGAATATCCGGGATTTGATGATAATTAAAGGTCTGGGTTGCACCCAATTTCTGACCAATTTCTAGCCTTTGGTGATTACCTCCCCACAGCAAAACCTCGACTTTCTCACTCAACGCCGCCACAAACATCAGCCCAATCGCCCCATCTCCTAAGACGACGACTCGATCTTTGGCTTTGATATTAGAACGAGCTACACCATGCAATACACAAGCTAAGGGTTCTGTCATGGCTGCCAATTCCCACGGCAAACCATCGGGAATTTGCAACAAATTATGTTGTACTATCGGTGCGGGAATTTTCAAGTATTCCGCAAATGTCCCGTTATTCCAGGTCAGATTCGGACATAATGAATACTCTTGACGTTGACAAAAAAAGCATTTCATGCATGGGGCGGAATTATTAGCGACGATGCGATCGCCTACTTGCCAATTTGTAACCCCTGCACCCAAGGCAACAATTCGCCCAGCAGCTTCGTGACCAAACAGCGTTGGCGGTTTCAACATCTTGGCATGGCCACCACGCCGCCAGACTTTCAAATCTGTACCGCAAGTTGTTGCTGCTCCCACTTGAATCACAACTTCGCCAGCCTCGGGAGTGGGGTCAGCAACTTTTTCTAAACGTAAATCTTCTTGCCCATAAAGTAACGCTGCTAACAAAGCTTTAAACCTATCAATTAGCTCCATCCGATTTTACCAGTTGAAGCAATTGATAGGTTTAAACAAATTACTATTGATTTTTAGTAAGTTTTTATTAATCTAAAAATAGCGAAAAACTAGGTATTCACCGCTGGCTGGGGAAGCACCCCGGTGTTTCGAGTATCCACATTAGGCAAACGAGTAGCAGTTAACAGGGGCACTTCTTGTCGGCACGACAGGCAAAACCAATATAGTTCACCGTGACGGGCATGACGCAGGAGGGAACCACCGCAACATGGGCAGGTGTTGGCTCTCGTACTCATACCAATATCCTCCTTAAAAAAAATTGTTGTTTAAACTCAGCAAAGAAAAAGCAGTTGATTAAAAATTGATTTTGGTGGCATGAATGCGACCATTCGATTCTATGCGGTCTTTAATAATTTGTCTGTAAACAGCTTCATATCCGTTAACCATTTGGCTAACGCTAAAGTTGTTTTCTACATATTTTCGACAGGTTTGACGATCGAGTTCCAAAGCGAGTGGAATCATTGTCGCCATTTCTGCATAGCTTTTACAGATAAAACCTGTTTTACCGTGGGCAATCACTTCAGGTACTGAGCCGAAATTCATGGCAATAACTGGTGTACCAGTTGCCATTGATTCAATCATTACTAGCCCAAAAGGTTCTTGCCAGTTAATGGGGAAAAGAGTTATGGCAGCATTCCCAAGAAGTTGAGCTTTTTCGGCGTGGTTAATTTCGCCCAAATATTCAATTTGCTGACCATCAAGGTGGGGAGTAATCTCTTGTTCAAAAAACTCACAATCTCCAATATCAACCTTTCCTGCCATCTTCAAGCGCCAACCACTCTGCTTTGCAATAGCGATCGCATGGTGTGGCCCTTTATCTGGCGAAAAACGACCTAAAAATGCCAAGTATGGAGGTTCTGACGGTTGGGCTACAAATGGATAATCTGCTAGCTCAATTCCGTTATAAACCGTGCCAACATAATTTAGATCCACTTGACGCTGCGAGTTACTAATGCTGACGTAAGGTTGGTTTTGATAGTAGCTAAATGCGTGACGGGTATCGTTTGTAAAATTATTGTGCAAGGTATGCACTGTAGAAGTTGCTGTTATAAAACTCGCTAAAGGTAGTGCTGAAATCCCTACATGAGAATGGATAATATCGAATTCCTTAGCACGTTGGTAAACTTGGCTCAGTTCTAGCATTTCATATACTGCATACTCTTTTACATTTGGGTCTAAGCGTAATGCCCGCGGATAAACTGCTTCTAAATGAGCCAAAGTTTGAGAATCACCAGAGGCAAATAATGTTACCTCATGACCGCGACGAACAAGTTCATCAGTCAAGCGACTCACCACTAGTTCTATTCCTCCATAAGTAGGAGGTGGAACCCTTTCCCATAAGGGTGCAACTTGAGCGATTTTCATAAGTTTTTTTGGTTCAGTCTATGAAATTGTCCTCAATATGATTAAGTGGCATCATTATTGTATGAGAACAAAGCATTTGTACTTACGATTTTGACATTTAAATTAACCTAACAGGCTACCAAAAGCGCAATAAGGGTTAACCGTACTCTAAATTTCTTACCGACAAATCTAACAGACTATCGGCAAAAGTCAACTCACACCTAGAGTTATAACCTATAACAAATCAATTACTTGTTGCATCTGTCTTGGGGATCATAATGAAGTAAAATATTTTGTAGCGTAACTTACAAAAAAGAATATTTTGTAGCTGACAATACTAAAATATTTAAGAGGATCAAATGATTAAAGGTTTGTTTAAACGTAATTGGGAAATGGAACAGAAATTATAAATATTAAGCAATTGTACAAAAATTACATAATGTGTAATTAGTAATTTACAAAAATTCTGATAACTAACGAATGAAAATCGCTACTTGGAACGTCAACTCAATTCGCACTCGTCTCGAACAGGTTACTGATTGGTTAACTAACAATCCTGTTGATGTTCTCTGCTTGCAAGAAACCAAAGTTGCGGATGCCGAGTTTCCGCGATCGCCTTTTGAGCAGTTGGGCTATAACCTTTATATATCAGGACAAAAATCTTATAATGGCGTAGCCCTGATTAGCCGCCAACCACTTATAAACGTAAGTAGCGGCTTTAGAGCAATTTTGCCAGATTTACACCACGAATGGGACGAGCAAAAGCGGGTAATTACAGGTGTTATTGATGGTGTTCGGATTGTTAACTTATATGTTCCCAATGGTGCAGCAGTCGGAACTGAGAAATATGAATACAAACTGCGCTGGTTAACAGCGCTACACGAGTATTTGCGATTGCTTGTGCTGTCAGAACCTGCAATTTGTGTGTGCGGTGACTTCAACATCGCCCTAGAAGACAAGGATATTCACGAGCAAGTGAGTACAGAAAATCACATTATGGCAACGGAAACCGAGCGCCAAGCCTTACGGGAGATTTTGCAACTGGGATTTGCTGATGCTTTTCGCAAATTCACCACAGAAGGCGGAAATTATAGCTGGTGGGATTATCGCGCCGCCGCCTTCCGTCGCAATTTAGGTTGGCGCATTGACCATCACTATCTCACACCCGTGCTTTATGAGCGTGCTACAAGTTGCGTCATTGATGCCGCACCCAGAAAATTAACCCAACCCAGCGACCATACGCCGGTAATTGTGGAATTTTGAATTGGGTATGGGGCAGAGGGGAAAAACTTGTTGCAACTTCTCCTCTGCTCGCTAATCTCTTAATCTTAAAATGCCGATTAGCTTACTACTGAAAAATATCTAAAATAGTGGATATTAAATTAATCTTCATGCTGAATTTTTAAGTAAGAATGTACGTTAAACCTCTTAACGATGCCCAATGCTCAATCCCCAATCCCCATCAATCAATTTAACGGCTTGTATATATCCTCTGAACTCGGATTGAGATAAGGACGCTGTAAATCTATGAGGTGTCGCTCAAAGTGTTGGTCAATAACTCTCATCCGTTCCTCCATTGCATTCTTGCCTTTTTGCCAAGCTTCTAACAAAGCATTAGCGACAATTTGGCAACGGTTCATCCCAAAACTTTCTTGTGCAGCAAACTTTTGGATTGGTTCCTCGGCTAAACCTAACCCTGGAGCTAAAAATTTGGTAAATAAGGGGATTTCGGGCTGGAAATGGGATTTATTTTCTGGATAAATAGCCTGAAGGATTGTGCGAATTGCTGGATAGTCGGAGAGTTCAAAGTAGAGTAGACCCGAATCATAGCGTCCGTATGCACAGGGATTGTGAAGAACTTGAAAGCTAAAGGGAATTGACGCTGCGTTCAATTGCAGAGTCAGGCTTTTCATGAGAGCGATCGCACCAGATGGCGTAAAGTTAAAGTAAATTCGCCCTGCTCCCAAATCAGCATCAGGATTGCTCTGCTGTTCCTGTCCAACATTACTAACTGCTAAGTAACAGCCATTTTGCAATCGATTTTTGGGCATCCAGATTGCCACCATATCACCCACTTTGGTAGATTTCTTGCTGGATTTTAGATGGCAGTCTGGCTCAATATAAAGTGTTAAACCGCCTTTAGTCACGGCCATAGTACCATCAGGTTCTTTCCGCAGAACCTCCCATCGAGGGTCAAAGTAACCTATGCCGTGATTACTGGCGTGTAATTGCTCGTAAAAGTTCCAATCAATTTCTAAGATGGAATTATCTGCTAAATTCTGCTTTGGCGGGCAATTATTACTATCACTATTGACTGCTAAGGTACTTTGTAGAGAGCCATTGTAATAGATCCCATAAAGAAAGTTTCGCAGCAATAAACTGAGATATTTCTGTTGTAAATCTACAGGATTTTGCTGAAATCTATCTGCTACTTTCGTTGGTAGAGCAAAGGGTTGATAATTGGGATGATAAATACAAAAATTTGACTCAATCTGAATATTTTTAGCAATGTCAAATAGAGAAGTTAGCGGTTGATTGATAGAGTAATTTAGCATTAATCCATTTAGAATTCAAACTTTAAAAAACAGAATTCAGGAGTCAGAATTCAGAATTGTTCTACTCCCTGCTATTAACAACCACGAAGCCGGGTTTTTTCGTAATATAGACGAAGTAGCTGTGGCTCCTTTACAGGCTGAGGAAGTTTATGAATTTTTCCTACAGGGTTAAGGATTTCTGACTCTGATATCCCGAAAATAGTCAGTACACCTTGCTGCGGCATAGTGAGTAAACTTTTAGCCACTTGCAGCATACAAATATCAGCATTATTAAAGGATTTCCGGCAGGTAATCATATCCTGAATTTGATGAATCAGTGCTAGCCCCGCAAATTGAATAACGCGCACAATAAAGTCACTACGGTATTCTAAAATCATGGGGAAAGCATTGAGATAAGCCCTAATTAGAGCAATAATTGAAGGTTGTAAACTCTCCAACGGTGTCAACGCTAGATGTAGAGATTCTTGTAACTCAATGGTGGGATCTACTACCAGGCTATTGAGCCAAATTCCTAAATAGCTTGCTAGTAAAGTTCCTAAATCAAAAGCTGGATCTCCCCAAGAACAAGCTTCCCAATTAATTAGTTTTACTAGGCAATTGTCTAGTTTATCCCATCTGGAATGAACCAAAATGTTGTTCAATTTCAGATCGTTGTGAGTCAAGCAGCAAGGATTCCAGTTGTATGCCAAATCTGCGATCGCAGATTCCAAACTCTCCGATTGCTGGTAGAGTAGATAGAATTTCAGCGCATCCGTGGGAACCGTCCCAAAAATCTCCGGGCCAATTGACTCTACCCCTTGCGCCGGATTGTAAAAGCCATAGCGAAACTCTCCTTGGGGAGCAGTTGCCATAAAATCCTTATATTCTCGGCGGTTGTAGGTTGCGCGATGGAGTCCTGCTAAAGTAGTGCCGATGGCTGTGGCAATTTCTTGTGGACAAATCTCATTGTTGTGGTAGAATGTCGCAAGTTCCTGATATTCACTTAAGTAGTTGCGAATAAGAATAGAATTTTCTTCGTCAAAATGGACTACCAATGGTGCGATCGCGGAAATATTGCCAAGAACGGGAAACTGCTGGAGCAACTGATGAAATAGCCACTCCTGAAACAATTCACGAGGATCGCCGTCATTGATTTTAACGTTACGTTCTTGTTTAACGAGCAGTTTACGATTATCTGCTAGAGTCACGAGTAAATCGGAATTGTTCTTACTACTTCCTGGCAACTCAGATTTATCTGATGCGTCATCTTCTGAGCTACACAGCCCCGCTTCTTGCAGATACTGGATAACGTTATGAGAAGACAGTGATAATACCATGTATTATTTCCTACTTCATTAAATTACTTAAACTTATCTGTGTCGGTATTTGGTTGTACTTAGCAGTTTTCGGTAGATAGTGAATAACAATAAAGATTTGTACAATCTACTAATATCCCATCTTTCCGATAAAAACCTGCCAAAATGGTACAAATTCCTTTACAATTGCTTTAAAATTCACTCCTAGATCCGGTGATATCTTTACACTTTATCAGCATAGTTACTTAGATACATCTAGAGCAAGTTTTGTGGTAGAGCCTTTTGATGTAGCAGAATCTCCAGCAAAAAACTGATTGGCGGCAGATGTTATTTGGTGGTGAGTAGTCATCCTGAAGACAGCGAAGAATTTCAGTAATCCTTCGTGGTAGGAAGTCTGGCATTCAACGCTATTATTTTTATTTATCACCACAAAGCTAAATAAACCGGAATTTTTAAGCAATTAGTAATTATTTTTTTCTTTAATTTTCCGAATTGATGTCTGGAAGCCTTGTTATTACGTCATTTGTCTTACTTACGTATTGAAGATGGCTATAGGCGATCGCACATAACGGTTACATGAGTGGATCTTATGGAAATGTAGTTTTGTCAAGTATGTTGAGCGAAAAAAGACCTCTCCCTGGTTTTACTATGTAAAACCGTCCCTCTCCGAGTCGGAGAGGGAAAAAGGTGAAGGAAAATTCAAGGTTGGGTTTTTGTAATTTCAATCAGCAGAATTAGCTGAAATAGAACTTAGTTGATATTGTGGAATGGGCTGTTTTGTAATTAAAGCATAAATAACATCTGGGTCTAAGTCGGCTCCTGATTGCCATTGAATTGTTCCGTATTCAGGGTTGACGCACACTGTAGCAAAGTATTCTTTATCTTGCAGAGGCGCAAATACACCTGTAAATTTAACGATTTTACTAATATCAATTACTCCTTCAACGTCGTCTTCAAAGCGGATGTGAAGCTGATAGTTTTCTTTTGGTTCAACTGCAATGATATCTTTGAGCATGATTTACTCTAATGGGGAGATTTTTTGTAAGGTTTGATTGTCTTTAGCGAGTTCCCAGTCTTCAATTAGTTCAGCTTGATGCAAAGTTGCCCATTCCGTTACCAGTTTCAAGAGTCTGGGAGTCAGTTCTCCTTCTAGAATTTCCACGGTTTGGATGCTGACTATAGCTTTTTGGTTATTGTAGCGAACGTGAAAGTGTGGCGGTGGATGGTCGTTATAGTACATCGTGATGATAATTCCGAAAAAACGGCTAATTTCTGGCATTCTTTCATCCCTTGATTTCGATATCGTATAACTGGCAAAGGGTGAGGAGTTTTTGTTTGAGGCGATCGCGCAGACTCTCTGGTGATACAATCACACAATCTTCCCAATAGCGCGATACTTCTCGAATCAACCAGAAAGGGTTCGCTACTCGGCGCACCACCTGACGCACATTATTAATCATGTCATCCTCAATATCATCTTCTTTAGGCTGATAGGCTTTGGCTAGCCAGCCATAAAAGTGTAATTGCACTTTTATATAATCAAGTTCATCTCGCCAATCACCACTTGTAGGTACAACAGACTTAATTCGCTCAAAGCTTAAACAACGATTGTGCCAAAGTTCAGGTAATTCTGGGATATCGTTTTCTACGTCTGCTGTCTCTTCGCACCAGATCATTAGATAAAAGCGTTTCTCAAAAAAGCGCACCTCAGCATGACGGACTTTATAATCTAGCTCGTGACCTTGAGAGTTGGAATAGAGAAGGTAGAATGGCTGTTTTGCTTTACTTAGTTCTTCTATCGTATTTCGCCATTCTTGGATAGGTTGACTAAGTTGTTTCATCAGCGATTGACGAAGAGGTGCTTCGAGATTGCCATGTTCCAGCAGAAGTGCAAGTACAGTTTGTGCTTCTCCTATCTGACCTGCATCGTTTAAAGCTTTAATCGCCTGCTGTAAGGCGTTAAGTTGGTTAGAGTCAAGCTTAAAGGGCTTTCCAACCTCTACAGATTGTTGTGCGATCGCCACTATTAAGCCCGAAATACTGGGTTCTTTACCCCAATTGATATTGAGACGGCGAGCGATCGCTTCTAGTTGTTCCTTGGTTCCTGGGGGAATTGACAGTGTAATTGTTTCTTTTTTTCTCGGCATTTACTAAATGTACTTGCACTTTTAATTTACTTGTGCCATATTCATAGATGTAATTATAAATAGTCTAGTTGCAAAAAAGTGCAGTGACATAACTTGAGTTTGTCAGGTTATCTCAGTATAAGTACTCATCTCAAAAGTTGACTTTGCAACCTAGACTCGATTTTGGATTGGAGTATCTTTATATGTCCAAGCGCAATAGGCTTTTGAATAATCCTCCTAAGTCTTTGGAGGAGATTTATTTCAGTGAAATTCGCCCCCAGCTTTACAAAAATCATGCACATCATCATCAATACGGCGTAAGAAAGGGTACGACTCTTGCAGAACACCTTGATTCTGCCTGTCAGTTCATTTTGACGGTTAGCCGAATCGCAGAAGTTCCAGAAGATAAAAGACCTTTGCTGCTAGCTGCAACTGCTGTACATGACCTGAATAAATTAGATACCAAAGGACGCAATGTTAAAACCCTGGCTAGAAATCAGGAATTTTTACGAGAACAACTTGAAAAGGCTTGTGTACTTAGCTTTGTTGTCTCAGAAGCTGATTTGGAGTTAGTCAGAAAGCTAATTGAGCGCCATTCAGGTCATAACGTCAGCGATGGAGCAAGATTTTTACCAGAAGACCCCAATATTGAACGTTGGGCAGCGATGCTTACAGCTGCGGACTTATTTGATTTAGGAATTCCAGATGCACAACGTTTTCGCAAACTGGAAAAAGAATTAACCGTTGCTTTTGGGCGAAGCTGTAACCTTTTTAGAATCAGCATCTCCGAAGATAAAGGCTATATTACAGCCCTATTGCTGGGTGCTTGCGAAGAGGTTTTGCAAAAGTACGGGTTAAATCCTTTAGCAATTTTCCCTGATGGCGAACTTTTTGAAGGAGAAGCTTTAGCAAATATAGATTTGACAAAAGAAATAGCTGCTGTTTGGCAAAGTAAAATTGACCAAGTTTTTGGGAATAATATCGAAAGACTTGTAAGAGCTACTAAAGATGGTATTAAAGTTACTCATCAAGCTATCCAGCAAAATATTGAGGAAGTTTTGGTAAATGTTGAGGCTCTTTTAGAAAGGAAAAAAGCTGGATACAAATCAGACAAGATTGCTAAAGATGTAACTAAGTGGGGTGAAGCGGCTGGTGCAGATGCACTAATAAAAGCGGCTGAACTTCAGCTATTACCTGTAAGTAATGCAGAAGAATTTGCCATATCTGAAGGTTTAAAAGCAGCTTACCTTAGCTATAGAGAAGCCGGATTAAGCCCTAAAGAAGTTTGGGATAAAATCGCTCATCATACGGGAATATCCGAACTTCAACGCACTGCTATTGAGCCATTTAATGGTCAATATGGGCGACCTTTATTTGCTGCTAAGGCTGCTGTTAAAGGAATTGAGGGTATTAAAGAAGCTCTACAAGAATCTTTCCAACTAAGAAAGGAAAGTACACAAATATCTGAAGAAACAGAAGTATCTGAAGAAATGATTGCAGCCGTTAGCCGAATGGTAAATTTACCTTTTGCTATTCGGTTAAATGGAGCCAATGATTTAAATGCTTATGTAGAAGCAAATCCCAGAC
This genomic interval from Nostoc sp. KVJ3 contains the following:
- a CDS encoding CRISPR-associated protein Csc3, whose translation is MSKRNRLLNNPPKSLEEIYFSEIRPQLYKNHAHHHQYGVRKGTTLAEHLDSACQFILTVSRIAEVPEDKRPLLLAATAVHDLNKLDTKGRNVKTLARNQEFLREQLEKACVLSFVVSEADLELVRKLIERHSGHNVSDGARFLPEDPNIERWAAMLTAADLFDLGIPDAQRFRKLEKELTVAFGRSCNLFRISISEDKGYITALLLGACEEVLQKYGLNPLAIFPDGELFEGEALANIDLTKEIAAVWQSKIDQVFGNNIERLVRATKDGIKVTHQAIQQNIEEVLVNVEALLERKKAGYKSDKIAKDVTKWGEAAGADALIKAAELQLLPVSNAEEFAISEGLKAAYLSYREAGLSPKEVWDKIAHHTGISELQRTAIEPFNGQYGRPLFAAKAAVKGIEGIKEALQESFQLRKESTQISEETEVSEEMIAAVSRMVNLPFAIRLNGANDLNAYVEANPRQRCSLGSTSTDIDELISDNMPPGTKVQAFSNRLPGGISAEPKRQADSIAALAYQLIAVGANFPAVKKQDPLYLHLALPKGSAPELLRIWRGLLKQLAATNAEGGTVTIDELKLYRDNQLEFKANKVVGLALPKRPDFVHTSVIIPLVWGDVNNSLALLKSLRLALEISLSLDIGFPFVLSSNLEVELSNDVYGRIEGIPSALQTLLGNGQYQQRQDAEKILERLRCIGKLATSVASIQKADDCLYDLARACVRPIELYYVLLRWTLREQDEPNLSVIWSRICEPLNTLLESFMPDENLLLTKYLKEAAQVAAEGKIWGSSFKRTAQAEPFTAFIAAIRSQKSYLGLDVIFAALIQQYHTRLDRIREHGVGATKYEQVKRYYELLRKLYEEVYSARPEKFLSDQKTLEAAYLFFLEEARKQLKSQSEDNSVETTTTV
- a CDS encoding T3SS effector HopA1 family protein, giving the protein MLNYSINQPLTSLFDIAKNIQIESNFCIYHPNYQPFALPTKVADRFQQNPVDLQQKYLSLLLRNFLYGIYYNGSLQSTLAVNSDSNNCPPKQNLADNSILEIDWNFYEQLHASNHGIGYFDPRWEVLRKEPDGTMAVTKGGLTLYIEPDCHLKSSKKSTKVGDMVAIWMPKNRLQNGCYLAVSNVGQEQQSNPDADLGAGRIYFNFTPSGAIALMKSLTLQLNAASIPFSFQVLHNPCAYGRYDSGLLYFELSDYPAIRTILQAIYPENKSHFQPEIPLFTKFLAPGLGLAEEPIQKFAAQESFGMNRCQIVANALLEAWQKGKNAMEERMRVIDQHFERHLIDLQRPYLNPSSEDIYKPLN
- a CDS encoding aminoglycoside phosphotransferase family protein, encoding MVLSLSSHNVIQYLQEAGLCSSEDDASDKSELPGSSKNNSDLLVTLADNRKLLVKQERNVKINDGDPRELFQEWLFHQLLQQFPVLGNISAIAPLVVHFDEENSILIRNYLSEYQELATFYHNNEICPQEIATAIGTTLAGLHRATYNRREYKDFMATAPQGEFRYGFYNPAQGVESIGPEIFGTVPTDALKFYLLYQQSESLESAIADLAYNWNPCCLTHNDLKLNNILVHSRWDKLDNCLVKLINWEACSWGDPAFDLGTLLASYLGIWLNSLVVDPTIELQESLHLALTPLESLQPSIIALIRAYLNAFPMILEYRSDFIVRVIQFAGLALIHQIQDMITCRKSFNNADICMLQVAKSLLTMPQQGVLTIFGISESEILNPVGKIHKLPQPVKEPQLLRLYYEKTRLRGC
- a CDS encoding DUF2442 domain-containing protein, with the protein product MLKDIIAVEPKENYQLHIRFEDDVEGVIDISKIVKFTGVFAPLQDKEYFATVCVNPEYGTIQWQSGADLDPDVIYALITKQPIPQYQLSSISANSAD
- the xth gene encoding exodeoxyribonuclease III; this encodes MKIATWNVNSIRTRLEQVTDWLTNNPVDVLCLQETKVADAEFPRSPFEQLGYNLYISGQKSYNGVALISRQPLINVSSGFRAILPDLHHEWDEQKRVITGVIDGVRIVNLYVPNGAAVGTEKYEYKLRWLTALHEYLRLLVLSEPAICVCGDFNIALEDKDIHEQVSTENHIMATETERQALREILQLGFADAFRKFTTEGGNYSWWDYRAAAFRRNLGWRIDHHYLTPVLYERATSCVIDAAPRKLTQPSDHTPVIVEF
- a CDS encoding DUF4160 domain-containing protein encodes the protein MPEISRFFGIIITMYYNDHPPPHFHVRYNNQKAIVSIQTVEILEGELTPRLLKLVTEWATLHQAELIEDWELAKDNQTLQKISPLE
- a CDS encoding glycosyltransferase family 4 protein, whose amino-acid sequence is MKIAQVAPLWERVPPPTYGGIELVVSRLTDELVRRGHEVTLFASGDSQTLAHLEAVYPRALRLDPNVKEYAVYEMLELSQVYQRAKEFDIIHSHVGISALPLASFITATSTVHTLHNNFTNDTRHAFSYYQNQPYVSISNSQRQVDLNYVGTVYNGIELADYPFVAQPSEPPYLAFLGRFSPDKGPHHAIAIAKQSGWRLKMAGKVDIGDCEFFEQEITPHLDGQQIEYLGEINHAEKAQLLGNAAITLFPINWQEPFGLVMIESMATGTPVIAMNFGSVPEVIAHGKTGFICKSYAEMATMIPLALELDRQTCRKYVENNFSVSQMVNGYEAVYRQIIKDRIESNGRIHATKINF
- a CDS encoding WYL domain-containing protein, with amino-acid sequence MPRKKETITLSIPPGTKEQLEAIARRLNINWGKEPSISGLIVAIAQQSVEVGKPFKLDSNQLNALQQAIKALNDAGQIGEAQTVLALLLEHGNLEAPLRQSLMKQLSQPIQEWRNTIEELSKAKQPFYLLYSNSQGHELDYKVRHAEVRFFEKRFYLMIWCEETADVENDIPELPELWHNRCLSFERIKSVVPTSGDWRDELDYIKVQLHFYGWLAKAYQPKEDDIEDDMINNVRQVVRRVANPFWLIREVSRYWEDCVIVSPESLRDRLKQKLLTLCQLYDIEIKG
- a CDS encoding zinc-dependent alcohol dehydrogenase; the protein is MLAALLYGQEDLRLEKVADPTPEAGEVVIQVGAATTCGTDLKVWRRGGHAKMLKPPTLFGHEAAGRIVALGAGVTNWQVGDRIVANNSAPCMKCFFCQRQEYSLCPNLTWNNGTFAEYLKIPAPIVQHNLLQIPDGLPWELAAMTEPLACVLHGVARSNIKAKDRVVVLGDGAIGLMFVAALSEKVEVLLWGGNHQRLEIGQKLGATQTFNYHQIPDIPSVVKELTQGRGADVAIEATGVPSVWETAIACARPGATVNLFGGCPRDTSITVNTEQLHYSELTIKGVFHNTPEYVRAALSLLASRKIPFELLISEHRPLKDLEQVFCEMKARQVIKVAMIP